GACGGAGAATACcactatatctatctatatctatatctatagatatagatatgtgTATATAGTGATCTTAGTAGTATTCTGTCCTTCAGTAATAACAGATAAAACCAGATGTTTGATTTACATGTGAAATAGTTTGAATGACCGTTACAAAAAAGTACttcaagttattattatgaagTAAAGTATATTTCCTAAGCATACTTCATGTAGTCAGTGTACTACTTCATGTAGTCCTCTAGTACTCTTGAGACTGAATTGGCCCACGTTTTAGGttataaagtatacttttaagtgtactttaagtgtaagaatattAATGTTTGAGTatacaactagtttacatccaagttgtattttataCTGCAgctatactgttagtttactagttatatacctGTAACCCACGTTTCACTTTATGAGAGGACATTTTAAAGTATTCTCTCAGTAAACTATTAGTTTAGTAGTTTTTGctgttgtaatattacaagaataaagtcataactttacgagaaaaaaagaaaataacacctaaaatgactactttataatattgaaaatgtaaagaaaaagcCGTTATTGATGTGTATAACTCCACAGAGAGCCGCTGGAGAGGGTTAGAGTTAGAGCAGCTACGGAACACTTCGCTAAGTatatctgataagtacataaagaCTAAGCTGAAGGTGTTCTCTCTTATTCTGAAGttttaatatctcactggattAAACGTCTCTTTGGTGACTGATTCATTCAGTGGACGTCACCACAGCGTTGCATGATGGGAAAACACTGTTGAACTTGGATGATGAAATAGTTCCAGTAGAAACGGTTGACTcttattttaacatttacagGAAGCTCACGGTCAGACGAGACGTTTCCCGTCACTGACGTGTTTCAGCGTCAACGCGTTAACTGATTGATGATTCTGTTAATCAATAAACAAGTTAAAACACCTGAACACGtcgtcctcatcctcctcatcctcatcctcatcctcctccttatcgtcgtcgtcgtcatcCTCCGACCGACTCTcagctgatgtgttttatatttcactGGTGTTTCTCATTGAGGCATTTAAACTCTTCCATAACACAGAGCAGGTGAAACGTTGTGATGAAATGAATAAGTGATTTCCTGAAGACCCTGATCTCAGTTCATTGCAGCGGGTTTgaagtattttgtgttttattaacGTGTCTTTATATTCTATCTGCTCCGTTCGTCCCGTGTAGCCTAGCTAACCTTTATTCTCTTGAATAGTCCACCGTCTGATCtataaaatctgaaataatagttaaaaaatgtcaaagaaaaccagaaaacattcacattttattgATGAAATATGAAAGTAGTTGGTGAATAATAATGTGGCAATCAATTAACCCTTTCATCTTCATTGATCTGGGCTCATATcggttgtgttgttgtttcccTGATTAAGGGTGCGTCCCAAAGCTCTTcattttcgtttcctcgctcctcgctcctcgcttgaaccggaagttgttctggtgcgccatcttgaagaccgtcccaaagctcttatttgtgcatcgaggaacgaggagcgaggagcgaggagcaaggatcgaggaggcttgccggaggagctatgagcgaggatacaccagtatatcctccacggaagtcttttaccgaccgacacacCCCCTTATTGgagatcagttactgattggacgctgctgccgatcagactgatctgataactttacctcttaACATCACTagagttttataccggagtgaaaacacatcacagattaaacgttttatagtttagttgtcttctgattcaccatctagttataatctgtgttaattgaagctctgtatttcctcgtttcctctctcctcgcatggtgtctttgcgtctctccatgcttccctggtgggagggactaagacgcaaggaaaagacgcaaggaaaagacgcaagtgagggaaacagggatgcaattaagagctttgggatgcagcccaAAGCTGCGTTAAAGGATAGCTTGTGTGCTAGCATTAGCATCTTCGTCCTTCGTCCTCCTATAACCCAGTTTGTCTAGACGGCCATCGCCGTCATGTGACCGCGCCGAGGTCGAGGCGTAGAAACGATGAAAGGCACCTTAGTTTGTCACAGTGTTGATTCAGTACGACTCTGAATGAGTCAGCACGACTCTTAATGAGTCAGCACGACTCTTAATGAGTCAGCAAGACTCTGAATGAGTCAGCACGACTCTGAATGAGTCAGCACGACTCTGAATGAGTCAGCACGACTCTTAATGAGTCAGCAAGACTCTGAATGAGTCAGCACGACTCTGAATGAGTCAGCAAGACTCTGAATGAGTCAGCACGACTCTTAATGAGTCAGCAAGACTCTGAATGAGTCAGCACGACTCTGAATGAGTCAGCAAGACTCTGAATGAGTCAGCACGACTCTTAATGAGTCAGCAAGACTCTGAATGAGTCAGCACGACTCTGAATGAGTCAGCAAGACTCTGAATGAGTCAGCACGACTCTTAATGAGTCAGCAAGACTCTGAATGAGTCAGCACGACTCTGAATGAGTCAGCAAGACTCTGAATGAGTCAGCAAGACTCTGAATGAGTCAGCACGACTCTGAATGAGTCAGCAAGACTCTGAATGAGTCAGCACGACTGAATGAGTCAGCACGACTCTGAATGAGTCAGCAAGACTCTGAATGAGTCAGCACGACTCTGAATGAGTCAGCACGACTCTGAATGAGTCAGCACGACTCTGAATGAGTCAGTACGACTCTGAATGAGTCAGTAAGTCAGAACGACTCTGAATGAGTCGTCCTcgccagccaatcacagccctGCTGCCTCGGCTGCTTTAAACGAGAACTTGACAGTAAATCCAGTATTGTCTCTCTGGAGTCTGGTGCCGCTGCCGTCCGTTCATTCACCCTGTAGCTCCACCACAAACTGGTTCAGCTCTCAGACTAAAACTACTTtaagtttgtgtttttatttttgttattttatgtttttcttgttCCGGTTAGCTTGCGTGCTAGCTTTAGCATCCTCGTCCTTCGTCGTCCTATAACCCGGTTTGTCCAGACGTCCGTCACAGTTCCTCAGATCTGAAGGGGACGTCTTCCAACACAACGTTAACCGTCGCAGAGGCCAAAGAAAACcagtaaatattcacattttattaattaaataaaatagattaatCGACTGATCATTGATCATCTTCATTGATCACGGCTCATATCGGTTGTTTTGTTGATTCCCTGATTGAAGCTGCGTTAAAGCTTAACTAGCTTAGCTTGTGTGCTAGCATTAGCATCTTCGTCTCGTCCTCCTATAACCCGGTTTGTCCAGACGTCCGTCGCCGTCATGTGACCGCGCCGAGGTCGAGGCGTAAAAACGATGAAAGGCACCTTAAAGTTAAAGTTTGTCACAGTGTTGATTCAGTACGACTCTAAATGAGTCGTCCTCGCCGGGCCAATCACAGCCCTCCTCCTCGCCGTCTCTGGTGTCCATTAATCCGATTGGTGGTCCCCTCTGCGGCTACGAGGCGGCCTGACTGACCGCCTCCTTCTCGAAGGCCACGAAGCAGTCGGATTGGTCGGactgggggagggggaggggctCGTGCTTGGTGCCCTTGGTGGCGGCGGTCAGCAGGCGGCGGCAGCGGCGGATCCCGGCGATGGTGGTGAGCGTGAGGGCGCTGGCCAGCATGGCGGCGCCGCACAGGAAGAAGGTGGCCGTGTAACTTCCTGTGACGTCAATCAGCCAACCTGCACAAAGAGAGGAAGAATCATCTCGGATGTCGGAGTGTCCTTGAACACACCGGCTGTTTTGTGGTTATGACGtcattaatgtgttaattgATCGTTATGATCAGTAGGCGGCGCCGGCTCCTCACCTCCGATTGGCGGGCTGACCAGGTAGGGGATGGCGTGGAGGAAGTAGACCACGCCCAGCGCCGAGGACAGGTACGGAGCTCCCACCACGTCTGACGTCACCACGGGGATCAGCGCCACGTAGGCGCCGTCGAAGTAACCGTAGAGGACGGCGAAGGGCACGAGGAGCGTGAAGGAGCTGAGCAGCGGCACGAAGAGACAGCAGAGACCCTCCATACCAACCGCCATGATGTAGCACGCCATACGATACGGCTTCAGACACCTGGGGGGGACGCAACACGTTATATATAGAACAAGAAATGATGACCTATTAATATAGATAGAATCAATattatacatttaataaatattatataataatgattataGATATAATcattatatgatatatatagatttaataataataataataataataataatagcttggatttatatagcgcctttcatgaaacccaaggacgcttaacaaagacataaataaacacaacaactgtaacagtagctagaggccataggccagAGGccagaggccataggccttggtgaagaggtgggttttgaggagtcttttgaaggtgtccagagatggtgcgttgtggagctctatggggagagagttccagagggtgggggctgtcacactgaaggctctgtccccaaaagttctcattcttgtgtgagggatggagagctgacccgggcctgaggatctaaggttccggggctgtgtgtaagggtggaggaggtcagataaatactgaggagccagggcattgagggatttgtaggtgaggaggaggattttgtaggtgatgcgggacttgaccgggagccagtggaggtggatgagggtggggatATATGATGGATTTGTTTGATTTATGATTATTAGTCTTGTTGCAGGTTTTTATATCCAGACCTGATTGGCTGACGGGTTTCTATCTTGTTccgtcagccaatcagagtccAGCTCAGAGTCCCATCAGatggtgaatgagtgaatgtttGAACTCTAAACTTTAAGTTCAGTTTAATGTTTGATCGTTTTACATTTAGAACCTTCAGGTGAGTTCAGGACGTCAGTTAGTTAGTGTTTACTGTGAAACCAGGACAAAGATCCTGACCCGACCCGACCCGACTCCACCCGACCCGACTCCACCCGACCCGGCCCGACTCCACCTGACCCGACCCGACTCCACCCGACCAGACCCGACCCGACTCCACCCGACTCCACCCGACCTGACCGACTCCACCCGACCCGACTCCACCCGACCTGACCGACTCCACCCGACCCGACTCCACCCGACCCAACCTGACTCCACCCGACCCGACTCCACCTGACACGACCCGACTCCACCCAACCCGACTCCACATGACCTGACCCGACTCCACCTGACCCGACCCGACTCCACCTGCCCCGACTCCACCTGACCCGACTCCACCTGACCCGACCCGACTCCACCCGACCCGACCCGACTCCACATGACCTGACCCGACCCGACTCCACCTGACCCGACCTGACTCCACCTGACCCGACCCGACTCCACCTGACCCGACTCCACCTGACGCGACCCGACTCAACCTGACGCGACCCGACTCTACCTGACCCGACCCGACTCCACCTGACCCGACTCCACCTGACGCGACCCGACTCCACCTGACGCGACCCGACTCCACCTGACCCGACCCGACTCCACCTGACCCGACTCCACCTGCCCCGACTCCACCCGACCCGACTCCACCTGACCCGACCGGACTCCACCTGACCTGACCAGACCCGACTCCACATGACCCGACCTGACTCCACCTGACCCGACCCGACTCCACCTGACCCGACCTGACTCCACCTGACGTGACCCGACTCCACCTGACGCGACCCGACTCTACCTGACCCAACCCGACTCCACCTGACCCGACTCCACCTGACGCGACCCGACTCCACCTGACGCGACCCGACTCCACCTGACCCGACTCCACCCGACCCGACTCCACCTGCCCCGACTCCACCCGACCCGACTCCACCTGCCCCGACTCCACCCGACCCGACTCCACCTGACCCGACCGGACTCCTCCTGACCTGACCAGACCCGACTCTACCTGACCCGACTCCACCTGACCCGACTCCACCCGACCCGACTCCACCCGACCCGACTCCACCTGACCCGACTCCACCCGACCCGACTCCACCTGACCCGACTCCACCCGACCCGACTCCACCTGACCTGACCAGACCCGACTCTACCTGACCCGACTCCACCTGACCCGACTCCACCTGACGCGACCCGACTCCACCTGACGCGACCCGACTCCACCTGACGCGACCCGACTCCACCTGACCCGACCCGACTCCACCTGACCCGACTCCACCTGACCCGACTCCACCCGACCCGACTCCACCTGCCCCGACTCCACCCGACCCGACTCCACCTGCCCCGACTCCACCCGACCTGACTCCACCTGACCCGACCCGACTCCACCTGACCCGACCTGACTCCACCTGACGTGACCCGACTCCACCTGACGCGACCCGACTCTACCTGACCCAACCCGACTCCACCAGACCCGACTCTACCTGACCCGACTCCACCCGACCCGACTCCACCTGACCCGACGTCGCCTGACCCGACCGGACTCCACCTGACCTGACCAGACCCGACTCTACCTGACCCGACTCCACCCGACCCGACTCCACCTGACCTGACCAGACCCGACTATCTGACCCGACTCCACCTGACCCGACTCCACCTGACCTGACTCCGCCCGACCCGACTCCACCTGACCTGACCAGACCCGACTCTACCTGACCCGACTTCACCTGACCCGACTCCACCCGACCCGACTCCACCCGACCCGACTCCACCCGACCCGACTCCACCTGACCCGACTCCACCTGACCCGACTATGTCATCAAAAAGTGCTGAAGGaacgccattcactgtttctaggcaacaacagcagctgtgATCTCATTGGTTGTGCTTCAGTGGTCAGTGGCAAacaaggtcaaagttgaaataattttcaGCAGAGGTTTCAGTcggtcaccatcttggtttttggtcgtcgccatcttggtttcagtccgtcaccatcttggtttttggtcgtcaccatcttggtttcagtccgtcaccatcttggtttcagtccgtcaccatcttggtttttggtcgtcgccatcttggtttcagtccgtcaccatcttggtttttggttgccatcttggtttcagtccgtcaccatcttggtttttggtcgtcgccatcttggtttcagtccgtcaccatcttggtttcagtccgtcaccatcttggtttttggtcgtcgccatcttggtttcagtccgtcaccatcttggtttcagtccgtcaccatcttggtttcagtccgtcaccatcttggtttttggtcgtcgccatcttggtttcagtccgtcaccatcttggtttttggtcgtcgccatcttggtttcagtccgtcaccatcttggtttcagtccgtcaccatcttggtttcagtccgtcaccatcttggtttctggtcgttgccatcttggtttcagtccgtcaccatcttggtttcagttcgtcaccatcttggtttcagtcCGTCTCAATCTTGGTTTcagtccgtcaccatcttggtttcagttcgtcaccatcttggtttcagtcCGTCTCAATCTTGGTTTCAgtgcgtctccatcttggtttcagttcgtcaccatcttggtttcagtccgtcaccatcttgtttttttgcaaccagaagaaaCACCAGCGGGAGGAGTTGAGTACAACCGATCACTACGACCacccagaggagtcgcctcctgctgttTCTATACAGAACGCCGGTTTAAGGAACTTCagtggcttcacttctcagacccggaggttgaccCGGAGGTAACGCTTCCACCTGGTCGGGTGGCGCTGCTCTGCCGACAGGAAACAATGACACAAACTCAGCAGAGCGATTCACAACTGATCATGCGGATGACTTAAGGACACTTTGACCTGTGAGGACATTTCTAGAAAGTGAGACGATGTCCCGGTCCCTCTGACCCAGTCCTACCTGCGGTCCGTCAGCCAGCCGAAGGTGATGTTCCCCACGATGTCGATGACTCCCACGATGGACATGAGGAAGGCGGCCTGATGGTGGCTGACGCCGGCGCTCAGTGCGCACGGCACCAGGTAGACGAAGGGGACGCTGCAGCCGCTGGCCAGGAACAGCAAGGACAAGGCCAGGCCCAGGAAGTCCGGCAGCAGCAGGAAGCGGTACTCCTCGCTGGACAGGAAGCAGGAGCTGAAGCACCGCTTCCTCTGCACCTGATGGCCGGGGTTTCCCGACAGCAGAGGCAGGGGCGCAGGCGAAGAAGACTTGAGGCCGTCGTCTGATTCTTTGGGATGTTTCACGGC
The genomic region above belongs to Sebastes fasciatus isolate fSebFas1 chromosome 20, fSebFas1.pri, whole genome shotgun sequence and contains:
- the LOC141758608 gene encoding monocarboxylate transporter 12-B-like isoform X2; protein product: MADGKRRSGVAPPLDGGWGWVIVGCCFMVTVCTRAVTRCISIFFVEFQSHFGADYSATAWIHSLVDCSTMLCAPVGSLVGNRWSCRVSVMVGGLLSSCGLLLSSFSSSLELLYFSLGGLTGLGFALCYTPAIAMVGCYFHRRKALAYGIAMSGSGIGTFVLAPAVQLLIDLYSWRGALLVLSAFVANLCVCGALLRPITAQQGEEEEADAEQKPGHVSSQDAELAVKHPKESDDGLKSSSPAPLPLLSGNPGHQVQRKRCFSSCFLSSEEYRFLLLPDFLGLALSLLFLASGCSVPFVYLVPCALSAGVSHHQAAFLMSIVGVIDIVGNITFGWLTDRRCLKPYRMACYIMAVGMEGLCCLFVPLLSSFTLLVPFAVLYGYFDGAYVALIPVVTSDVVGAPYLSSALGVVYFLHAIPYLVSPPIGGWLIDVTGSYTATFFLCGAAMLASALTLTTIAGIRRCRRLLTAATKGTKHEPLPLPQSDQSDCFVAFEKEAVSQAAS
- the LOC141758608 gene encoding monocarboxylate transporter 12-B-like isoform X3 — encoded protein: MLCAPVGSLVGNRWSCRVSVMVGGLLSSCGLLLSSFSSSLELLYFSLGGLTGLGFALCYTPAIAMVGCYFHRRKALAYGIAMSGSGIGTFVLAPAVQLLIDLYSWRGALLVLSAFVANLCVCGALLRPITAQQGEEEEADAEQKPGHVSSQDAELAVKHPKESDDGLKSSSPAPLPLLSGNPGHQVQRKRCFSSCFLSSEEYRFLLLPDFLGLALSLLFLASGCSVPFVYLVPCALSAGVSHHQAAFLMSIVGVIDIVGNITFGWLTDRRCLKPYRMACYIMAVGMEGLCCLFVPLLSSFTLLVPFAVLYGYFDGAYVALIPVVTSDVVGAPYLSSALGVVYFLHAIPYLVSPPIGGWLIDVTGSYTATFFLCGAAMLASALTLTTIAGIRRCRRLLTAATKGTKHEPLPLPQSDQSDCFVAFEKEAVSQAAS